From one Bacteroides eggerthii genomic stretch:
- a CDS encoding sigma-54-dependent transcriptional regulator: MSKILVVDDEVQIRTLLSRMLELEGYEVGQAGDCRTALKQLEFQSPDVVLCDVFLPDGNGVDLVASIKKTAPNVEIILLTAHGNIPDGVQAIKNGAFDYITKGDDNNKIIPLVSRAVEKARMNVRLEKLEKKVRQTYSFDSVLGDSKALKEAVSLAQKVSGTDVPVLLTGETGTGKEVFAQAIHYNSKRAGQSFVAVNCSSFSKELLESEMFGHKAGSFTGALKDKKGLFEEANNGTIFLDEIGEMAFELQAKLLRILETGEYIKIGDTKPTHVNVRIIAATNRNLPEEIAAGRFREDLFYRLSVFQIHLPPLRERAGDVRILAKAFVKDFSGRLARPVTEITSAFFEALEQQPWKGNIRELRNVIERSLIVCEGEGLDVADLPLDIQNAHYEQSDETSPGSFELSAMERRHIARVLEYTKGNKTEAARLLKIGLTTLYRKIEEYGI; encoded by the coding sequence ATGAGCAAGATTTTAGTCGTTGACGATGAAGTACAGATTCGTACCCTTTTGTCGCGTATGTTGGAGTTGGAAGGATATGAAGTAGGCCAGGCCGGTGATTGCAGGACTGCTTTGAAGCAGTTGGAATTTCAGAGTCCGGATGTAGTCTTGTGCGATGTGTTCCTTCCTGACGGTAATGGGGTAGACCTTGTGGCGTCTATCAAGAAAACAGCCCCTAACGTCGAGATAATCCTATTGACAGCGCATGGCAATATCCCGGACGGGGTACAGGCCATTAAGAACGGCGCTTTCGATTATATCACCAAAGGTGATGATAACAATAAGATTATACCGCTTGTCAGCCGAGCCGTAGAGAAAGCGCGTATGAACGTCCGTTTGGAGAAGTTGGAAAAGAAAGTAAGGCAGACGTATTCGTTCGATTCAGTTTTGGGTGATTCGAAAGCATTGAAAGAGGCTGTTTCACTGGCACAGAAGGTATCGGGAACGGATGTGCCCGTATTACTGACGGGTGAAACAGGTACGGGAAAAGAGGTCTTTGCACAAGCCATACATTATAATAGTAAACGTGCCGGACAGAGTTTCGTTGCTGTCAATTGCTCTTCTTTCAGTAAGGAGTTGCTGGAAAGTGAAATGTTCGGTCATAAAGCCGGTTCGTTTACCGGTGCGTTGAAAGACAAGAAAGGGCTGTTTGAGGAAGCTAATAACGGTACTATCTTTTTGGATGAGATCGGTGAAATGGCTTTTGAGTTGCAGGCTAAACTTTTGCGTATCCTCGAAACGGGTGAATATATAAAGATTGGAGATACCAAGCCTACTCATGTGAATGTGCGTATTATTGCTGCGACCAACCGTAATTTGCCGGAAGAGATTGCCGCGGGACGCTTCCGCGAGGATTTGTTCTACAGGCTCTCCGTATTCCAAATACATCTGCCGCCCTTGCGTGAACGGGCGGGCGATGTGCGTATTCTGGCAAAAGCCTTTGTAAAGGACTTCTCCGGTCGGTTGGCGCGTCCCGTTACGGAAATAACATCCGCTTTTTTCGAAGCCCTTGAGCAACAACCCTGGAAAGGCAATATCCGGGAATTGCGTAATGTGATAGAGCGCAGTCTGATTGTTTGCGAGGGTGAAGGGTTGGATGTTGCCGACCTGCCGCTCGATATACAGAACGCACATTACGAACAATCCGATGAAACCAGTCCCGGCAGTTTTGAACTTTCGGCTATGGAGCGTAGGCATATAGCTCGTGTGCTGGAGTATACAAAAGGTAATAAGACGGAAGCTGCCCGCCTGCTCAAAATCGGATTGACCACGCTCTACCGGAAAATAGAGGAGTACGGGATATAA
- the kdpF gene encoding K(+)-transporting ATPase subunit F, whose product MYTVLFVLGVAVFGYLMYVLVKPEKF is encoded by the coding sequence ATGTACACAGTATTATTTGTATTAGGTGTTGCAGTGTTCGGGTACTTGATGTATGTTCTGGTGAAACCCGAAAAGTTCTAA
- the kdpA gene encoding potassium-transporting ATPase subunit KdpA — translation MNTEILGVVLQIFLLVVISYPLGKYIAKVYKGEKTWSDFMKPVERLIFKVAGVNPNEEMNWKQFLKALLILNAFWFVWGMVLLVSQGWLPLNPDGNGPQTPDQAFNTCISFMVNCNLQHYSGESGLTYFTQLFVIMLFQFITAATGMAAMAGIMKSISRKTTNTIGNFWNFLVLSCTRILLPLSLIVGFILITQGTPMGFDGKMEVTTLEGQEQTVSQGPVAAIVPIKQLGTNGGGYFGVNSSHPLENPTYLSNIVECWSILIIPMAMVFALGFYTKRMKLAYSIYGVMLCAYLAGVGINVYQEMNGNPRIDDMGIAQDNGAMEGKEIRLGAGATALWSITTTVTSNGSVNGMHDSTMPLSGMMEMLNMQINTWFGGVGVGWMNYYTFIIIAVFISGLMVGRTPEFLGKKVEAREMKIATIVALLHPFVILVGTALSCYLFAHHPEFVESEGGWLNNPGFHGLSEQFYEFTSCAANNGSGFEGLGDNTYFWNYACGWVLILSRFLPIVGQVAIAGLLAQKRFVPESAGTLKTDTFTFAVMTFAVIFIVAALSFFPAHALSTIAEHFSL, via the coding sequence ATGAATACGGAAATTTTAGGTGTAGTTTTACAGATTTTCCTGTTGGTGGTGATTTCTTATCCGCTGGGAAAATATATTGCGAAGGTTTATAAAGGAGAGAAGACATGGTCGGACTTTATGAAACCGGTAGAGAGATTGATATTTAAGGTAGCAGGCGTTAATCCCAATGAAGAAATGAACTGGAAGCAGTTCCTCAAGGCGCTGCTGATATTGAATGCTTTCTGGTTTGTTTGGGGAATGGTGCTGTTGGTCAGTCAAGGGTGGCTGCCGTTGAATCCTGACGGCAATGGTCCGCAAACTCCCGATCAGGCATTCAACACCTGCATCAGTTTTATGGTGAACTGTAACTTGCAGCATTATTCTGGTGAAAGCGGACTGACGTATTTCACCCAGTTGTTCGTCATCATGCTCTTTCAGTTTATTACCGCAGCGACAGGTATGGCGGCTATGGCGGGCATTATGAAGTCCATCAGCCGTAAAACAACGAATACAATCGGCAACTTCTGGAACTTTCTTGTATTGAGTTGTACGCGTATTCTTTTGCCGCTTTCCCTGATTGTCGGCTTTATCCTTATTACACAAGGCACTCCGATGGGCTTTGACGGTAAGATGGAAGTGACTACGCTTGAAGGACAAGAACAAACGGTTTCACAGGGGCCTGTGGCAGCTATCGTTCCTATCAAGCAGTTGGGTACGAACGGTGGCGGTTACTTTGGCGTAAATTCGTCTCATCCGTTGGAAAATCCTACCTACCTGTCCAATATAGTTGAGTGCTGGTCTATCCTGATTATACCTATGGCAATGGTTTTTGCGCTGGGCTTTTATACAAAACGCATGAAACTGGCTTATAGCATTTACGGCGTAATGCTCTGTGCCTATTTGGCGGGTGTCGGCATCAATGTTTATCAGGAGATGAACGGTAATCCGCGTATTGATGATATGGGCATTGCACAGGACAATGGGGCTATGGAAGGCAAGGAAATCCGTTTGGGAGCAGGCGCCACTGCATTATGGAGCATCACGACTACGGTTACTTCCAACGGTTCCGTCAATGGCATGCACGATTCTACGATGCCCCTGTCCGGGATGATGGAGATGCTGAACATGCAGATAAATACTTGGTTCGGCGGTGTCGGTGTAGGATGGATGAACTATTATACATTTATCATTATCGCAGTCTTTATCAGCGGACTGATGGTAGGACGTACACCGGAGTTTCTCGGAAAGAAAGTGGAAGCCCGGGAGATGAAAATAGCGACAATCGTTGCGCTGCTCCATCCGTTTGTGATATTGGTAGGTACGGCTTTGTCTTGTTACCTCTTTGCGCATCATCCAGAGTTTGTGGAGAGTGAGGGCGGTTGGCTGAATAATCCAGGTTTCCATGGGTTGAGCGAGCAATTCTATGAATTTACTTCGTGCGCTGCCAACAACGGTTCCGGTTTCGAAGGTTTGGGCGACAACACTTATTTTTGGAACTATGCCTGCGGTTGGGTACTTATTCTGAGTCGTTTTCTTCCTATTGTAGGGCAGGTTGCCATTGCAGGTCTGTTGGCGCAGAAGAGGTTTGTTCCCGAAAGTGCCGGTACGCTGAAAACCGATACGTTCACCTTTGCCGTAATGACTTTTGCCGTAATCTTTATCGTGGCAGCTCTGTCTTTCTTCCCGGCACATGCGTTGAGCACTATTGCCGAACACTTCAGTTTGTAA
- the kdpB gene encoding potassium-transporting ATPase subunit KdpB — MKDKKSASLFQKEQVMESLKQSFVKLNPRVMIKNPIMFTVELVTLVMLVVCILSLGTSEYGTFGYNFLVFVILFVTLLFANFAEAIAEARGKAQADSLRKTREETPAKVLVEGKLRTVSSARLKKGDFFVCEAGDTIPADGEIVEGLASIDESAITGESAPVIREAGGDKSSVTGGTKVLSDKIKVLVTQQPGESFLDKMIALVEGATRKKTPNEIALTILLAGFTLVFVIVCITLIPMADYTNIDHPGTYISIAAILSLFVCLIPTTIGGLLSAIGIAGMDRALRANVITKSGKAVETAGDIDTLLLDKTGTITIGNRKATKFHPAPGIDEKVFVEACLLSSLSDETPEGKSIIELGRENGHRMRDLNTAGAHMIKFTAETKCSGVDLQDGTQIRKGAFDAIRRIVESAGNKFPKEVEEVIAAISGNGGTPLVVCVNNAVLGVIELQDIIKPGIQERFERLRKMGVKTVMVTGDNPLTAKYIAEKAGVDDFIAEAKPEDKMEYIKKEQQAGKLVAMMGDGTNDAPALAQANVGVAMNSGTQAAKEAGNMVDLDNDPTKLIEIVEIGKQLLMTRGTLTTFSIANDVAKYFAIIPALFMVAIPQLAPLNIMGLHSPETAILSAIIFNAVIIPILIPLALRGVQYKPIGASALLRRNLLIYGLGGVIAPFIGIKLIDMFVSLFF; from the coding sequence ATGAAGGATAAAAAATCAGCTTCTTTGTTTCAAAAGGAGCAAGTAATGGAAAGTTTGAAACAGTCATTCGTGAAGTTGAATCCGCGGGTGATGATAAAGAATCCGATAATGTTCACTGTGGAGCTGGTGACACTGGTGATGCTGGTAGTCTGTATCCTCTCTTTAGGGACATCGGAATACGGGACGTTCGGTTATAACTTCCTGGTGTTTGTGATATTGTTTGTAACTTTGTTGTTTGCCAACTTTGCCGAGGCCATTGCCGAAGCCCGCGGCAAGGCACAAGCGGACAGCCTGCGTAAGACGCGTGAGGAAACTCCCGCCAAGGTTCTGGTGGAAGGCAAGTTACGTACTGTCAGCAGCGCACGTCTCAAGAAGGGAGATTTCTTTGTTTGCGAAGCCGGCGATACGATTCCTGCCGATGGTGAGATTGTGGAAGGACTGGCTTCTATTGACGAGAGTGCCATTACCGGTGAATCTGCTCCGGTAATTCGTGAGGCGGGTGGTGATAAAAGCTCCGTTACCGGCGGCACGAAAGTTCTGTCGGATAAGATAAAGGTGTTGGTTACGCAGCAACCGGGCGAGAGTTTCCTCGACAAGATGATTGCGCTGGTAGAGGGGGCTACCCGGAAGAAAACCCCGAACGAAATAGCGCTGACTATCTTATTGGCCGGTTTTACGTTAGTGTTCGTAATCGTATGTATTACGTTGATTCCGATGGCGGACTATACCAATATCGACCATCCGGGTACATATATCTCTATTGCGGCCATTCTCTCATTATTTGTCTGCCTGATACCGACCACCATTGGCGGCTTGCTTTCGGCAATCGGTATTGCCGGTATGGATCGTGCTCTGCGTGCCAATGTAATTACAAAATCGGGCAAAGCCGTTGAAACTGCCGGTGACATTGATACATTGTTGCTGGACAAGACCGGTACAATCACTATCGGTAATCGTAAGGCTACCAAGTTTCATCCGGCTCCGGGCATTGATGAAAAGGTGTTTGTGGAGGCCTGCCTGCTGTCCTCGCTCTCCGATGAAACCCCGGAAGGAAAGTCTATCATTGAGTTGGGGCGTGAGAACGGACATCGTATGCGCGACCTCAATACTGCGGGTGCTCACATGATTAAGTTTACGGCCGAAACCAAATGTTCCGGTGTCGACCTGCAAGACGGTACACAAATCCGTAAAGGTGCGTTCGATGCTATTCGTCGGATTGTGGAAAGCGCAGGGAATAAATTCCCGAAAGAAGTGGAAGAGGTGATTGCTGCCATTTCGGGCAATGGCGGTACTCCGCTGGTAGTATGTGTCAATAACGCGGTACTGGGAGTCATAGAATTACAGGATATCATCAAACCGGGCATTCAGGAACGCTTTGAACGTCTTCGTAAAATGGGGGTGAAGACGGTTATGGTAACCGGTGACAACCCGTTGACCGCCAAATATATTGCCGAAAAGGCCGGTGTGGATGATTTCATTGCCGAAGCAAAGCCGGAGGATAAAATGGAGTATATCAAGAAAGAACAGCAAGCCGGTAAACTGGTTGCCATGATGGGAGACGGAACCAATGATGCCCCCGCACTGGCGCAGGCAAATGTGGGTGTTGCCATGAATAGCGGCACGCAGGCTGCAAAGGAAGCCGGCAATATGGTAGACCTTGACAATGATCCGACCAAGTTGATTGAAATTGTGGAGATAGGCAAGCAGTTGTTGATGACGCGCGGCACGCTCACGACTTTCTCCATTGCGAATGATGTGGCCAAATACTTTGCTATTATTCCCGCACTGTTCATGGTTGCTATTCCTCAGTTGGCTCCGTTGAATATCATGGGGTTGCATAGCCCTGAAACGGCCATTCTTTCGGCTATCATCTTTAATGCTGTCATCATTCCCATACTGATACCGTTGGCATTGAGAGGCGTTCAATACAAACCGATTGGCGCAAGTGCGTTGCTACGCCGTAACTTGCTGATTTATGGTTTGGGTGGTGTCATAGCACCGTTCATAGGTATTAAGTTAATAGATATGTTTGTCAGTTTGTTTTTTTAA
- a CDS encoding K(+)-transporting ATPase subunit C: MKTLWKSVKITIAFCVFFSVFYILVLWIFAQFAGPNKGNAEVLTLNGKAVGAANVGQMFTEDIYFWGRPSCAGDGYDASSSAGSNKGPTNEEYLAEVEARIDTFLLHHPYLQRKEVPAEMVTASASGLDPDITPASAYVQVKRVAEARGMDEATVRGIVDKTVEKPLLGLFGTVKVNVLKLNIALEKINGK, encoded by the coding sequence ATGAAAACTCTTTGGAAATCAGTTAAAATAACCATCGCTTTCTGCGTATTCTTTTCTGTGTTCTATATCCTTGTCTTGTGGATATTCGCACAATTTGCAGGGCCGAATAAAGGTAATGCCGAAGTATTGACCTTGAACGGCAAGGCAGTAGGCGCTGCCAACGTGGGGCAGATGTTTACGGAGGACATTTATTTTTGGGGACGGCCTTCTTGTGCCGGTGACGGTTATGATGCAAGCAGTTCGGCAGGTAGCAATAAAGGTCCTACAAACGAAGAATACCTTGCGGAAGTGGAAGCGCGTATAGATACATTCTTGTTACATCATCCTTATTTGCAACGTAAAGAAGTTCCTGCCGAAATGGTAACGGCCAGCGCTTCGGGGCTTGATCCCGATATTACGCCTGCCAGTGCTTATGTACAGGTAAAGCGTGTGGCTGAGGCAAGGGGAATGGATGAGGCTACTGTCCGGGGCATCGTTGACAAGACTGTTGAAAAACCGTTGCTGGGATTGTTCGGTACGGTGAAAGTGAATGTGTTGAAGCTGAATATTGCATTGGAAAAAATAAATGGAAAATAA
- a CDS encoding sensor protein KdpD has product MSSREESVQHFLDLIKKSRRGKFKVYIGMIAGVGKTYRMLQEAHDLLDNGVDVNIGYVETHGRAGTEAVLAGLPVIPRRKIFYKGKELEEMDLDTIIRIHPEIVIVDELAHTNVEGSRNEKRWQDVMDLLDEGINVISAVNIQHIESINEEVQGISGIEVKERIPDSVLEEADEVVNIDLTAEELITRLKAGKIYRPDKVALALNNFFKTENILQLRELALKEVALRVEKKVENEVVVSSVGVRHEKFMACISSHEKTPRRIIRKAARLATRYNTSFVALYVQTPRESADRITLANQRHLLNHFKLVTELGGEVMQVQSKDVLGSIVTACREKQITTVCMGSPSFALPQSLFMVLKYRKFVNELAQANIDLIILA; this is encoded by the coding sequence ATGAGCAGCAGGGAAGAGAGTGTACAACATTTCCTCGACTTAATTAAGAAATCACGTCGCGGTAAGTTTAAGGTCTACATCGGCATGATTGCCGGTGTAGGCAAAACTTATCGTATGCTTCAGGAAGCCCATGACTTGCTGGATAATGGGGTAGACGTGAATATAGGCTATGTGGAAACACATGGACGTGCCGGTACGGAGGCGGTGTTGGCAGGACTGCCCGTAATTCCCCGGCGTAAGATATTCTATAAGGGTAAGGAACTTGAGGAAATGGACCTTGACACCATCATCCGTATCCATCCGGAAATCGTTATTGTGGACGAGTTGGCGCATACCAATGTAGAAGGCAGTAGGAATGAAAAGCGTTGGCAGGATGTAATGGATTTGTTGGATGAGGGCATCAATGTTATATCCGCTGTCAACATACAACATATCGAGAGTATTAATGAAGAGGTGCAAGGTATTTCCGGTATCGAGGTAAAGGAACGCATTCCCGACAGTGTGCTGGAAGAAGCGGATGAAGTGGTGAATATCGACCTGACGGCGGAAGAACTGATAACCCGTCTGAAAGCCGGTAAGATATACAGGCCGGATAAAGTAGCTCTTGCTTTGAATAACTTCTTCAAGACGGAAAATATCCTGCAACTGCGCGAACTGGCTCTGAAAGAGGTGGCGTTAAGGGTAGAGAAGAAAGTGGAGAATGAAGTGGTGGTTTCCAGTGTCGGTGTACGGCATGAGAAGTTTATGGCGTGCATCAGTAGCCACGAGAAAACTCCGCGTCGTATCATCCGTAAGGCGGCACGATTGGCAACCCGTTATAATACATCATTCGTAGCCCTTTATGTGCAGACACCCCGGGAGAGCGCCGACCGTATTACCCTTGCGAACCAACGGCACCTGCTAAATCATTTCAAACTGGTGACTGAGTTGGGAGGAGAAGTCATGCAGGTGCAGTCCAAAGATGTGCTGGGCAGTATTGTTACGGCTTGCAGGGAGAAACAGATAACGACCGTTTGTATGGGAAGCCCCTCGTTCGCTTTGCCGCAATCCTTGTTTATGGTACTGAAATATAGAAAATTTGTGAATGAACTGGCGCAAGCAAACATAGATTTGATTATACTTGCATAA
- a CDS encoding ATP-binding protein yields MNIRTKLILSVGILAGMIILLVALSVVNLQILTATEPDSPAAIPGLQRALLWVSVTGGICILASIVLLVWLPRSINKPIRELMQGILEIANHNYEKRLDMSEHEEFREVADSFNSMAERLTEYRTSTLNDILSAKKFLEAIVNSIHEPIIGLNREHEILFINKEALTVLNLKREDVIRRSAEELSLKNDLLRRLVRELINPGEKKEPLKIYADNKESYFQASYITIMNTDADTDESHNLGDVILLKNITEFKELDTAKTTFISTISHELKTPISAILMSLQLLEDNRVGALNEEQEQLSKSIRENADRLLGITGELLNMTQVEAGKLQMIPKITKPIELIEYAIKANQVQADKFNIQIEVEYPEEKMPKLFVDSEKVAWVLTNLLSNAIRYSKENGRVIIGARQEGNFVELYVQDFGKGIDPRYHQSIFDRYFRVPGTKVQGSGLGLSISKDFIEAHGGTLTVQSELGIGSRFAIRLKA; encoded by the coding sequence ATGAATATTCGTACTAAATTGATACTCAGTGTAGGTATCCTTGCAGGCATGATAATCCTGTTGGTAGCCCTTTCTGTTGTGAATCTTCAGATATTGACGGCTACGGAGCCGGACAGCCCTGCTGCCATACCCGGTTTGCAACGTGCTTTGTTGTGGGTTTCTGTTACGGGTGGCATTTGTATCCTTGCCAGTATTGTGTTGTTGGTATGGTTGCCCCGTTCTATCAACAAACCTATTAGGGAACTGATGCAGGGCATTCTCGAAATAGCCAACCATAACTATGAAAAGCGTCTTGATATGAGTGAACACGAAGAGTTTCGCGAAGTGGCCGATAGCTTTAACAGCATGGCGGAACGCCTTACGGAATACCGTACCAGTACGCTGAATGATATTCTATCTGCCAAGAAGTTTCTGGAAGCTATTGTAAACAGTATCCATGAACCCATTATCGGCTTAAACCGCGAGCACGAAATCCTTTTTATCAATAAGGAAGCACTGACTGTGCTGAATTTGAAGCGCGAGGATGTCATACGCCGTTCTGCCGAGGAGTTGTCACTGAAAAATGACCTGCTCCGGCGATTGGTGAGGGAATTAATCAATCCGGGTGAAAAGAAAGAACCATTGAAGATTTATGCAGATAATAAGGAAAGCTATTTCCAGGCATCCTATATTACCATAATGAATACGGATGCCGATACGGACGAATCCCATAACCTGGGGGATGTTATCCTATTAAAGAATATCACCGAATTTAAGGAATTGGATACGGCTAAAACCACCTTTATATCTACGATCTCGCATGAGTTGAAAACCCCTATTTCTGCAATCTTGATGAGTTTGCAGCTTTTGGAAGATAATCGTGTGGGTGCTTTGAATGAGGAGCAGGAACAACTTTCAAAAAGTATCAGGGAGAATGCCGATCGTCTGCTGGGGATTACAGGCGAACTTCTTAATATGACACAGGTGGAAGCCGGTAAGCTACAGATGATACCGAAGATAACGAAACCCATCGAACTGATAGAATATGCTATCAAAGCAAACCAAGTACAGGCTGATAAGTTCAACATTCAGATTGAAGTGGAATATCCGGAAGAGAAAATGCCGAAGTTGTTTGTGGATAGCGAGAAGGTAGCATGGGTGCTCACTAACCTGTTGAGTAACGCCATTCGTTATTCCAAGGAAAACGGTCGCGTTATTATCGGCGCAAGGCAGGAAGGTAATTTTGTGGAGCTTTATGTGCAGGATTTTGGTAAGGGCATTGACCCGCGTTATCATCAGAGTATCTTTGACCGCTATTTTCGCGTCCCCGGTACGAAAGTGCAGGGAAGCGGATTGGGACTTTCCATTTCCAAAGATTTTATAGAAGCTCATGGCGGCACGCTGACTGTTCAGAGTGAATTAGGTATAGGTAGCCGCTTTGCAATTCGGTTGAAAGCGTAA
- a CDS encoding AraC family transcriptional regulator, which produces MDTRQERLSRLDNALLNKQQICSSEGVLSSFPTVLKEPFMIDGVGLVICRQGSFTFILNQKSFSAKTGDTLFLPKDSLFQVLYSSADVEVFIFIYQTDPIRDIIGNSVVSMNLYSHLATEPCYVWNTGEEEEVLKYLSLLDNTLNIEENTFNRYEQKLLLLALTYRLCSVYTRKLIAEKASVSHKHDIFIRLIQLIEQYYTKERGVDFYADKLCLSPKYLSALSKSICGYTVQELVFKSIIRKSISLLKNTQKNVQEISDFFNFPNASYFGTFFKKQTGMSPQQYRRK; this is translated from the coding sequence ATGGATACCCGGCAAGAACGTTTATCGCGCCTTGACAATGCGCTATTGAACAAGCAACAAATCTGCAGTTCGGAAGGTGTACTCTCCTCTTTCCCAACCGTCTTAAAAGAACCATTTATGATAGACGGAGTAGGACTGGTAATCTGCAGACAAGGAAGCTTTACTTTTATCCTTAACCAGAAATCATTTTCTGCTAAAACCGGCGACACACTCTTTCTCCCGAAAGACTCCCTGTTTCAGGTATTATATTCATCCGCTGATGTAGAGGTATTTATCTTTATTTATCAGACTGATCCCATACGGGATATTATAGGAAACTCGGTAGTATCCATGAACCTATATTCACATCTTGCCACCGAACCATGTTATGTTTGGAATACCGGAGAGGAAGAAGAAGTTCTGAAATACCTGTCGTTACTGGACAATACGCTGAACATAGAAGAAAACACATTCAATCGGTACGAACAAAAGCTGCTCTTGTTGGCATTAACATACAGGCTCTGTTCTGTCTATACCCGTAAACTCATTGCGGAAAAAGCGTCTGTGAGCCACAAACATGACATTTTTATCCGTCTGATACAGTTGATAGAACAATACTATACAAAAGAGCGGGGAGTGGACTTTTACGCGGACAAACTATGCTTATCTCCCAAATATCTTTCAGCCCTGTCTAAGTCTATTTGTGGGTATACGGTACAAGAGCTGGTCTTTAAGTCCATCATACGCAAAAGTATTTCACTACTCAAAAACACACAAAAGAATGTTCAGGAAATTTCGGATTTCTTTAATTTCCCAAACGCATCCTACTTCGGTACTTTCTTTAAGAAACAGACAGGAATGTCGCCGCAACAATACCGCAGAAAGTAA
- a CDS encoding HlyD family secretion protein, whose translation MEAIEKNNTSNTHQEKAKKLRKLRCWQIVVSLLGVAIVVWGIIEVACLFLSYNRTETSNDAQIEQYISPINLRASGYIKKIYFTEHQEIHKGDTLLVLDDREYKIRVMEAEAALKDAQAGATVIGATLQTTQTTASVYDASISEIEIRLAKLEKDRQRYQNLVQRNAATPIQLEQIETEYEATRKKLEATKRQQKAALSGVNEVSHRRESTEAAIQRATAALEMARLNLSYTVVVAPCDGKLGRRALEEGQFITAGQTITYILPDTQKWIVANYKETQVENLHIGQKVSVTVDAISNKEFTGTITAISGATGSKYSLVPTDNSAGNFVKIQQRIPVRIDFTNLSKEDNEKLAAGMMVIVKAKL comes from the coding sequence ATGGAAGCAATAGAAAAAAATAACACATCGAACACACATCAGGAAAAGGCTAAGAAACTTCGTAAACTACGCTGCTGGCAAATCGTAGTCAGCTTGTTGGGAGTGGCAATTGTCGTTTGGGGAATAATAGAGGTTGCTTGTCTCTTCCTCAGCTACAATCGCACAGAAACCAGCAATGACGCACAGATAGAGCAGTACATATCTCCCATCAACCTGCGCGCGTCAGGCTATATCAAGAAGATTTATTTTACCGAGCATCAAGAGATACATAAAGGCGATACGCTCCTTGTATTGGACGACCGCGAATATAAGATACGCGTAATGGAAGCCGAAGCCGCACTAAAAGACGCACAAGCCGGCGCTACCGTAATCGGGGCCACACTACAAACCACACAGACCACCGCTTCCGTATACGACGCTTCCATCTCCGAAATTGAGATCCGTCTTGCCAAGCTGGAGAAAGACCGCCAACGCTACCAGAACCTGGTGCAAAGAAATGCAGCGACTCCCATACAGCTCGAACAGATAGAAACGGAATATGAAGCCACCCGCAAAAAGTTGGAAGCGACAAAACGCCAACAAAAAGCCGCTTTATCCGGAGTAAATGAAGTATCACACCGTCGTGAAAGTACAGAAGCTGCCATCCAACGCGCGACAGCCGCTTTAGAGATGGCACGTTTGAATCTTTCCTACACTGTAGTAGTGGCTCCCTGTGACGGGAAATTAGGCCGCCGGGCATTGGAAGAAGGACAGTTCATTACAGCCGGACAAACTATTACCTACATACTCCCTGACACCCAAAAGTGGATCGTTGCCAATTACAAAGAGACTCAAGTGGAGAACCTGCATATAGGGCAAAAGGTATCTGTCACCGTAGACGCCATCAGCAACAAAGAGTTCACAGGTACCATCACCGCCATTTCTGGAGCAACGGGCTCAAAATATTCATTGGTTCCTACTGACAATTCTGCCGGCAACTTCGTTAAGATACAACAACGCATACCCGTACGCATCGACTTCACCAATCTTTCCAAAGAAGATAACGAAAAACTAGCTGCCGGTATGATGGTAATAGTGAAAGCCAAACTCTGA